From one Conexibacter woesei Iso977N genomic stretch:
- the prfA gene encoding peptide chain release factor 1 yields the protein MIESLVDQIESRFAEVGRLITDPDVIGDRNRYAEVGREYRRLEPAAKLAEEWRHAVDDAAGARELLAEGEDPELRELLRSSEARIEELEEEIRLAMVEPDPNDDKNVIVEIQGGAGGEEAGLWAGDLYRMFTRYAERRGFTTETMDQSEGKYTFAVKGDGAYSVFKYEGGTHRVQRVPATESQGRIHTSTATVAVLPEAEDVDIHIDQNDLQIDVYRSGGPGGQSVNTTDSAVRITHKPTGVAVAMQDEKSQLQNREKAMRVLRARLYERALAEQQAATADARRSQVGTGDRAEKIRTYNYGERRVTDHRIKLTAHNLDAVLEGELDEFTAALQDDEKRRGLESQAAA from the coding sequence ATGATCGAGTCCCTCGTCGACCAGATCGAAAGCCGCTTCGCGGAGGTCGGTCGCCTCATCACCGACCCCGACGTGATCGGGGATCGCAACCGCTACGCGGAGGTCGGGCGCGAGTACCGCCGCCTGGAGCCGGCCGCGAAGCTGGCCGAGGAGTGGCGGCATGCGGTCGACGACGCCGCGGGCGCGCGCGAGCTGCTGGCCGAGGGCGAGGACCCCGAGCTGCGCGAGCTGCTGCGCTCCTCCGAGGCGCGGATCGAGGAGCTGGAGGAGGAGATCCGGCTGGCGATGGTCGAGCCCGATCCCAACGACGACAAGAACGTCATCGTCGAGATCCAGGGCGGCGCCGGCGGCGAGGAGGCGGGCCTCTGGGCCGGCGATCTCTACCGGATGTTCACCCGCTACGCCGAGCGTCGCGGGTTCACTACCGAGACGATGGACCAGAGCGAGGGCAAGTACACGTTCGCGGTCAAGGGCGACGGCGCCTACTCGGTCTTCAAGTACGAGGGCGGGACGCACCGCGTGCAGCGCGTGCCGGCGACGGAGTCCCAGGGCCGCATCCACACGTCGACCGCGACGGTCGCCGTGCTGCCCGAGGCCGAGGACGTCGACATCCACATCGACCAGAACGACCTGCAGATCGACGTCTACCGCTCCGGCGGTCCGGGCGGCCAGTCGGTCAACACCACCGACTCGGCGGTCCGGATCACGCACAAGCCGACCGGCGTCGCGGTCGCGATGCAGGACGAGAAGTCGCAGCTGCAGAACCGTGAGAAGGCGATGCGCGTGCTGCGCGCGCGCCTCTACGAGCGCGCGCTGGCCGAGCAGCAGGCGGCGACCGCCGACGCGCGCCGCTCGCAGGTCGGCACCGGCGACCGCGCCGAGAAGATCCGGACCTACAACTACGGTGAGCGGCGCGTGACCGACCACCGCATCAAGCTGACGGCGCACAACCTCGACGCGGTCCTCGAAGGCGAGCTCGACGAGTTCACCGCCGCCCTGCAGGACGACGAGAAGCGCCGCGGCCTGGAGTCGCAGGCGGCCGCGTAG
- the prmC gene encoding peptide chain release factor N(5)-glutamine methyltransferase: protein MPSPFAGPGVREALDSALVALQAAGVDSPRLDAEVLLAHALGVERTTLWLDPDREVTGDAARWFRDAIRRRTVERVPVAYLVERKGFRHLDLHVDPRVLVPRPETEHLVEALLDLPSGSRVHDVGTGSGAIALALKDERPDFRVSASDVSPDALAVARGNAERLGLDVTFTQGDLLDGVDPHVDVVVSNPPYVEETQRRFLAPEVVAHEPALALFAGNDGLRTIRPLVTQAAGTDAYMLAMEVGAGQAPAVRALVAAAGFPEVSTVTDLAGHERVVVGQR from the coding sequence ATGCCGTCGCCCTTCGCCGGGCCGGGCGTGCGCGAGGCGCTGGACTCGGCGCTGGTCGCGTTGCAGGCGGCGGGCGTCGACTCGCCGCGCCTGGACGCGGAGGTGCTGCTGGCCCACGCGCTCGGCGTCGAGCGCACGACGCTGTGGCTGGACCCCGACCGCGAGGTCACCGGCGACGCCGCGCGCTGGTTCCGCGACGCGATCCGGCGGCGCACGGTCGAGCGCGTGCCGGTCGCCTACCTCGTGGAGCGCAAGGGTTTCCGGCACCTGGACCTGCACGTCGACCCGCGCGTGCTCGTGCCGCGGCCGGAGACCGAGCACCTCGTCGAGGCGCTGCTGGACCTGCCGTCGGGCTCGCGCGTGCACGACGTCGGCACGGGCAGCGGCGCGATCGCGCTGGCCCTGAAGGACGAGCGCCCGGACTTCCGCGTGAGCGCTTCGGATGTCTCACCGGACGCGCTCGCGGTCGCGCGCGGCAACGCAGAGCGATTGGGGCTGGACGTGACGTTCACGCAGGGCGATCTCCTCGACGGGGTCGATCCGCATGTCGATGTGGTCGTGTCGAACCCGCCCTACGTGGAGGAGACCCAGCGCCGCTTCCTGGCGCCCGAGGTCGTCGCGCACGAGCCGGCGCTGGCGCTGTTCGCCGGCAACGACGGGCTGCGCACGATCCGGCCGCTGGTGACGCAGGCGGCGGGGACCGACGCCTACATGTTGGCGATGGAGGTCGGCGCCGGGCAGGCGCCGGCGGTCCGGGCGCTGGTCGCGGCGGCCGGGTTCCCGGAGGTCTCGACGGTCACCGACCTGGCGGGCCACGAGCGCGTCGTGGTGGGGCAGCGCTGA
- a CDS encoding L-threonylcarbamoyladenylate synthase has protein sequence MITQDEAATFERCMAVGGVAIFGADTVYGLACDPDTVEAVERLYAIKGRRPDKPAAVLLFSLELALAALPELGPSTVAALEGLLPGPVTLLLPNPARRFPLACGPDPETLGLRVPALGPATAGLGAVRWPVMQSSANPSGGADARRVSDIDPAIVSEVDLVLDVGELDGTASTVIDLRRFEGDGTWAILREGALGRDRVAAALEGLVS, from the coding sequence ATGATCACCCAGGACGAGGCCGCGACGTTCGAGCGCTGCATGGCGGTCGGCGGGGTCGCGATCTTCGGTGCCGACACGGTCTACGGGCTCGCGTGCGACCCGGACACGGTCGAGGCGGTCGAGCGGCTGTACGCCATCAAGGGGCGACGGCCGGACAAGCCCGCCGCGGTGCTGCTGTTCTCGCTCGAGCTCGCGCTGGCCGCGCTGCCGGAGCTGGGGCCGAGCACGGTCGCGGCGCTCGAAGGGCTGCTGCCCGGCCCCGTGACGCTGCTGCTGCCCAACCCGGCGCGGCGCTTCCCGCTCGCGTGCGGGCCGGACCCGGAGACGCTGGGGCTGCGCGTGCCCGCGCTCGGGCCCGCGACCGCCGGCCTGGGGGCCGTGAGGTGGCCGGTCATGCAGTCCTCCGCGAACCCGAGCGGTGGCGCGGACGCGCGGCGCGTGAGCGACATCGACCCGGCGATCGTCTCCGAGGTCGACCTCGTCCTCGACGTGGGCGAGCTGGACGGGACCGCCTCGACGGTCATCGACCTGCGCAGGTTCGAGGGCGACGGGACGTGGGCGATCCTGCGCGAGGGCGCGCTCGGCCGCGACCGCGTGGCGGCGGCGCTCGAGGGCCTCGTCTCGTAA
- the rpiB gene encoding ribose 5-phosphate isomerase B — MVIAIGSDHAGFHLKEHVKRVLASEGHELIDVGPESPESVDYPTYAEQAARLVGSGEAARAVLACGSGVGVAIVANKVSGVRAVNAHDPGEAEMARRHNDANTVTLSGARLAPVEADAIVERFLVTAFEGGRHARRVSQISELDGSAVQASVPG, encoded by the coding sequence ATGGTCATCGCCATCGGGTCGGACCACGCGGGCTTTCACCTCAAGGAGCACGTCAAGCGCGTGCTGGCAAGTGAAGGCCACGAGCTGATCGACGTCGGGCCGGAGTCGCCCGAGTCGGTGGACTACCCCACGTACGCCGAGCAGGCCGCGCGCCTGGTCGGGTCCGGAGAGGCCGCGCGGGCCGTGCTCGCGTGCGGGTCGGGAGTCGGCGTCGCGATCGTCGCCAACAAGGTGTCCGGGGTCCGGGCGGTCAACGCCCACGATCCGGGGGAGGCCGAGATGGCCCGCCGCCACAACGACGCCAACACGGTGACGCTCTCGGGCGCGCGGCTGGCGCCGGTCGAGGCGGACGCGATCGTCGAGCGCTTCCTGGTCACCGCGTTCGAGGGCGGGCGCCACGCGCGTCGCGTCTCGCAGATCAGCGAGCTCGACGGATCGGCCGTTCAAGCCAGCGTTCCCGGCTGA
- the glyA gene encoding serine hydroxymethyltransferase, with product MSSDLSPDFFTQSLAEVDPEVAEAIGRELHRQQRTLEMIASENFVPQAILEAQGSVLTNKYAEGYPGRRYYGGCEWVDVIEQLAIDRAKALFGAEHANVQPHAGAQANSAVYHALLQPGDTIMGLSLPHGGHLSHGMKLNVSGRLYDIAPYEVDRETSLIDMDEVERIAKERRPKLLLAGWSAYPRQLDFARFRAIADEVGALLMVDMAHFAGLVAAGLHPNPVEHADVVTSTVHKTIGGARGGLILCREEHARAINSAVFPGQQGGPLEHVIAGKAVAFKIAASELFRERQERTIAGAQAVAEALMGAGHGVNVLTGGTDVHLALVDLRESEIDGQQSEDRLHDIGITVNRNAVPFDPRPPMVTSGLRVGTAALATRGLQADDFREIGDIIATALTPAFESSRDTLSDRVSAIADRYPLYEHLSTPTAA from the coding sequence GTGTCTTCCGATCTGAGCCCTGACTTCTTCACCCAGTCGCTCGCCGAAGTCGACCCCGAGGTCGCCGAGGCGATCGGCAGGGAGCTGCACCGCCAGCAGCGGACGCTGGAGATGATCGCGTCCGAGAACTTCGTGCCCCAGGCGATCCTGGAGGCGCAGGGCAGCGTCTTGACCAACAAGTACGCCGAGGGTTATCCGGGGCGCCGGTACTACGGCGGGTGCGAGTGGGTCGACGTGATCGAGCAGCTGGCGATCGACCGCGCGAAGGCGCTGTTCGGCGCCGAGCACGCCAACGTCCAGCCGCACGCGGGCGCGCAGGCGAACTCCGCCGTCTACCACGCGCTGCTGCAGCCGGGCGACACGATCATGGGGCTGTCGCTGCCGCACGGCGGGCATCTCTCGCACGGCATGAAGCTCAACGTGTCCGGGCGGCTGTACGACATCGCGCCGTACGAGGTGGATCGCGAGACCTCGCTGATCGACATGGACGAGGTCGAGCGGATCGCCAAGGAGCGCAGGCCGAAGCTGCTGTTGGCGGGTTGGAGCGCCTACCCGCGGCAGCTGGACTTCGCGCGCTTCCGGGCGATCGCCGACGAGGTCGGCGCGCTGTTGATGGTGGACATGGCCCACTTCGCAGGGCTCGTCGCCGCGGGCCTGCACCCGAACCCGGTCGAGCACGCCGACGTCGTGACGTCGACCGTGCACAAGACGATCGGCGGCGCGCGCGGCGGGCTGATCCTGTGCCGCGAGGAGCACGCCAGGGCCATCAACAGCGCCGTGTTCCCCGGCCAGCAGGGCGGGCCGCTGGAGCACGTGATCGCCGGCAAGGCGGTCGCGTTCAAGATCGCCGCGTCCGAGCTGTTCCGCGAGCGTCAGGAGCGCACGATCGCGGGCGCCCAGGCCGTCGCGGAGGCGCTGATGGGCGCCGGGCACGGCGTGAACGTCCTCACGGGCGGCACCGACGTGCACCTGGCGCTGGTCGACCTGCGCGAGAGCGAGATCGACGGCCAGCAGTCCGAGGACCGCCTCCACGACATCGGCATCACGGTCAACCGCAACGCGGTCCCGTTCGACCCGCGCCCGCCGATGGTCACCTCCGGCCTGCGCGTCGGCACCGCCGCCCTCGCGACCCGCGGCCTCCAGGCCGACGATTTCCGCGAGATCGGCGACATCATCGCCACCGCGCTGACGCCGGCCTTCGAGTCCTCCCGCGACACCCTGTCGGACCGCGTGTCGGCCATCGCCGACCGCTACCCGCTCTACGAGCACCTCTCGACACCGACCGCCGCCTGA
- a CDS encoding ATP-binding protein → MTHALLLVGAPGAGKSSILEALGSALERAEIPYGSIESEQLSMGWPLLPATTWIPTLATVLSAQLAAGRTLLLIAATPESPTDLVQLQAAIPTERLTTICLSAPPDLVASRIATREPDTWPGKPHLIAHARHLAATIPTFPGITETISTIDRAPTSIAAALARTFLLT, encoded by the coding sequence ATGACCCACGCGCTGCTGCTCGTCGGGGCCCCCGGCGCCGGCAAGTCCTCCATCTTGGAAGCCCTCGGCTCCGCGCTGGAGCGCGCCGAGATCCCCTACGGCTCGATCGAGTCCGAGCAGCTCTCGATGGGCTGGCCCCTGCTCCCGGCGACCACCTGGATCCCGACCCTCGCCACGGTCCTGTCAGCCCAACTCGCCGCCGGCCGCACCCTGCTCCTCATCGCCGCAACGCCGGAGTCCCCCACCGACCTCGTCCAGCTCCAAGCGGCGATCCCGACCGAGCGACTCACGACGATCTGCCTCTCAGCACCACCCGACCTCGTCGCCTCGCGCATCGCCACCCGCGAACCCGACACCTGGCCCGGCAAACCCCACCTCATCGCCCACGCCCGCCACCTCGCCGCGACCATCCCCACCTTCCCCGGCATCACCGAGACGATCTCCACGATCGACCGAGCCCCCACGTCGATCGCCGCCGCCCTCGCGCGGACCTTCCTCCTGACCTGA
- a CDS encoding glycosyltransferase: MWPTEAEPDLGAFLLPLVRELRAAGHDVEVSARSQRGGSAAKYLHLASSAVRAARRFKPDVVFAHFLFPAGFAGLLAARAARAPLVVMAHGQDVANLDRVALRWATAPVLRGSAAVIANSSWLAGRLTAHFPRVEPVVVDLGVDLAQFAPGAAPAAAWPGEHPRFLCVGSLIERKNVLALASAFERLGRGSLVFVGDGPLRTQLESRGGVTVVGRIPHTEVPGWYAACDVLCQPSLLEPFGLATLEAMALERTVVATAVGGPPEFVTPAAGILVDPHDPAALTTALRDATTYPTPNPAAREAASAHDAATQAARMAAVLQQAIATRR, encoded by the coding sequence ATGTGGCCGACGGAGGCCGAACCCGACCTCGGGGCGTTCCTGCTGCCGCTCGTGCGCGAGCTGCGCGCGGCGGGGCACGACGTGGAGGTCAGCGCGCGGTCGCAGCGCGGCGGCTCGGCGGCGAAGTACCTCCACCTCGCGTCCTCCGCGGTGCGCGCCGCTCGTCGCTTCAAGCCCGACGTCGTGTTCGCCCATTTCCTCTTCCCCGCGGGGTTCGCCGGCCTGCTGGCCGCGCGCGCGGCGCGCGCGCCGTTGGTGGTCATGGCCCACGGACAAGACGTCGCGAACCTCGACCGAGTTGCGCTCCGCTGGGCGACCGCGCCGGTCCTGCGCGGTTCGGCGGCGGTGATCGCGAACTCGTCGTGGCTCGCCGGGCGGTTGACGGCGCACTTCCCGCGCGTCGAACCGGTGGTCGTCGACCTCGGCGTCGACCTGGCGCAGTTCGCGCCGGGCGCGGCGCCCGCGGCTGCGTGGCCGGGCGAGCACCCGCGCTTCCTCTGCGTCGGCTCGCTGATCGAGCGCAAGAACGTCCTCGCGCTCGCGAGCGCCTTCGAGCGCCTCGGCCGCGGCTCGCTCGTCTTCGTCGGCGACGGTCCGCTGCGCACGCAGCTGGAGTCCCGCGGGGGCGTGACCGTCGTCGGCCGCATCCCCCACACCGAGGTCCCCGGCTGGTACGCGGCCTGCGACGTCCTCTGCCAGCCCTCGCTGCTCGAGCCCTTCGGCCTCGCGACCCTCGAGGCGATGGCGCTCGAGCGCACCGTCGTCGCCACCGCCGTCGGCGGCCCGCCGGAGTTCGTGACGCCCGCCGCCGGCATCCTCGTCGACCCCCACGACCCCGCGGCGCTGACGACCGCGCTCCGCGACGCGACGACCTACCCGACGCCCAACCCGGCAGCGCGCGAAGCCGCCTCGGCGCACGACGCGGCCACGCAAGCGGCGCGTATGGCCGCAGTCCTACAACAAGCCATCGCCACCCGGCGATGA
- a CDS encoding glycosyltransferase family 4 protein yields the protein MTELDAVYAFAVAFMVAVLLTPLTARFARTVGAVDQPKSRGLGRGSTPLLGGLAIFAGTLVAGLIFIETTHRTHDRFVGILIGGALITVVGAIDDRFDLHPAVKLLGQVVAATIPVAAGVEVTNITLPFFGAIDFGSAGGPITVIGIVAMMNVVNFSDGVDGLAAGVCAISAAAFAIIAFDLDRSHAAILAACTAGAAAGFLVHNFPPASIYMGDCGANLLGFLLGCIAVEGAVKTQAVLALVIPLVVLAVPFLDTTFVVLKRMKYKRKVYIADANHFHHRFNRIGFSERKTLIYLYAWTLLLGAFAVSLRFIPYSDNHGHLNTGWSLVVLAFALVVAAASAYLVYVLEILKLRRLSAVRIRRVRPDAEQHEVDADVQRQMETGEFEALNRRG from the coding sequence ATGACGGAGCTCGACGCCGTCTACGCCTTCGCGGTCGCGTTCATGGTGGCCGTCCTGCTGACGCCGTTGACGGCGAGGTTCGCGCGCACCGTCGGCGCGGTCGACCAGCCCAAGTCGCGCGGCCTCGGCCGCGGATCCACGCCGCTGCTCGGCGGCCTCGCGATCTTCGCGGGCACGCTCGTCGCGGGCCTGATCTTCATCGAGACCACCCACCGGACCCACGACCGCTTCGTCGGGATCCTGATCGGCGGCGCGCTGATCACGGTCGTCGGCGCGATCGACGACCGCTTCGACCTGCACCCGGCCGTCAAGCTGCTCGGCCAGGTCGTCGCCGCCACGATCCCGGTCGCCGCAGGCGTCGAGGTCACGAACATCACGCTGCCGTTCTTCGGCGCGATCGACTTCGGCTCCGCGGGCGGCCCGATCACCGTCATCGGGATCGTCGCGATGATGAACGTCGTCAACTTCTCCGACGGCGTCGACGGCCTCGCCGCCGGCGTCTGCGCGATCAGCGCGGCGGCGTTCGCGATCATCGCCTTCGACCTCGACCGCAGCCACGCCGCGATCCTCGCCGCCTGCACCGCAGGCGCCGCCGCCGGGTTCCTGGTGCACAACTTCCCGCCCGCCTCGATCTACATGGGCGACTGCGGTGCGAACCTGCTCGGCTTCCTGCTCGGCTGCATCGCGGTCGAGGGCGCGGTCAAGACGCAGGCCGTCCTCGCGCTCGTGATCCCGCTGGTCGTGCTCGCGGTGCCGTTCCTGGACACGACGTTCGTCGTCCTCAAGCGCATGAAGTACAAGCGCAAGGTCTACATCGCCGACGCCAACCACTTCCACCACCGCTTCAACCGGATCGGCTTCAGCGAGCGCAAGACGCTGATCTACCTGTACGCCTGGACGCTCCTGCTCGGCGCCTTCGCCGTCTCCCTGCGCTTCATCCCGTACTCCGACAACCACGGCCACCTCAACACAGGGTGGTCGCTCGTCGTGCTCGCGTTCGCCCTGGTGGTGGCCGCGGCGTCGGCGTACCTGGTCTACGTGTTGGAGATCCTCAAGCTGCGCCGCCTCTCCGCGGTCCGGATCCGCCGCGTGAGGCCGGACGCCGAGCAACACGAGGTCGACGCCGACGTCCAGCGCCAGATGGAAACGGGCGAGTTCGAGGCGCTGAACCGCCGCGGCTGA
- a CDS encoding VOC family protein, with translation MTSPIPSGFHSLTPGIIVDGAARALDFYERAFGAEVTLRLTMGDLVAHAEVRIGDSMVYVNDPMPDLGLVAPAADRDAWPSSLLIYCEDAAALHARAVAAGATEIHPVADQFHGDRVGSLRDPFGHRWIIATRIEDMSAEEMQVRLDAWMAQGAAH, from the coding sequence ATGACCTCCCCCATCCCCTCCGGCTTCCACAGCCTGACCCCGGGCATCATCGTCGACGGCGCCGCGCGCGCCCTGGACTTCTACGAGCGCGCCTTCGGCGCCGAGGTGACGTTGCGCCTCACCATGGGCGACCTGGTCGCCCACGCCGAGGTCCGGATCGGCGACTCCATGGTGTACGTCAACGACCCGATGCCGGACCTCGGCCTCGTCGCGCCGGCCGCCGATCGCGACGCGTGGCCGTCGTCGCTGCTGATCTACTGCGAGGACGCCGCGGCGCTGCACGCGCGGGCGGTCGCGGCAGGCGCGACCGAGATCCACCCGGTGGCCGACCAGTTCCACGGCGACCGCGTCGGCTCGCTGCGCGACCCGTTCGGGCACCGCTGGATCATCGCGACGCGCATCGAGGACATGAGCGCGGAGGAGATGCAGGTGCGCCTCGACGCCTGGATGGCGCAGGGCGCGGCGCACTAG
- a CDS encoding helix-turn-helix domain-containing protein codes for MARGVLTTPDTGFRLDRTPPAPDLAALVDLHWHVRWDLPPGAGHVQGVLPFPCVNLGHGSDGPFVAGPVTGRDDRTLQGRGHALGTRIAAGLLPAISDLPAHALTDRTVSFAEAFGPDGERLERALAQARSPEEHRAHVEDFLRARWRDEDERALLANRVCVAIIDAPEPGRTTVAEVARRHGLTTRALQRLFRDHVGLTPKQVLQRARLHEAVERVAAGRDAAADLAYDLGYADQAHFTNSFKQATGKPPGRY; via the coding sequence ATGGCGCGCGGCGTCCTCACCACCCCGGACACGGGCTTCCGCCTGGACCGCACGCCGCCCGCGCCGGACCTCGCGGCGCTCGTCGACCTGCACTGGCACGTCCGCTGGGACCTGCCGCCGGGCGCCGGCCACGTCCAGGGCGTCCTGCCGTTCCCGTGCGTCAACCTCGGCCACGGCAGCGACGGCCCGTTCGTCGCCGGTCCCGTGACCGGCCGCGACGACCGGACCCTCCAGGGCCGCGGCCACGCCCTCGGGACCCGGATCGCCGCGGGCCTGCTCCCGGCGATCTCCGACCTCCCCGCCCACGCGCTGACCGACCGCACCGTGAGCTTCGCCGAGGCGTTCGGCCCGGACGGCGAGCGCCTGGAGCGCGCGCTCGCGCAGGCGCGCAGCCCGGAGGAGCACCGCGCGCACGTCGAGGACTTCCTGCGCGCGCGGTGGCGGGACGAGGACGAGCGCGCGCTGCTCGCCAACCGCGTCTGCGTCGCGATCATCGACGCGCCCGAGCCCGGGCGTACGACCGTCGCCGAGGTCGCGCGCCGCCACGGCCTCACGACCCGCGCGCTCCAGCGCCTCTTCCGCGACCACGTCGGCCTCACGCCCAAGCAAGTCCTACAACGTGCCCGCCTCCACGAGGCGGTCGAGCGTGTCGCGGCCGGGCGCGACGCCGCGGCGGACCTCGCCTACGACCTCGGCTACGCCGACCAGGCCCACTTCACCAACAGCTTCAAGCAGGCGACCGGCAAGCCGCCCGGGCGCTACTAG
- a CDS encoding TetR/AcrR family transcriptional regulator yields the protein MSGDEERTSPVAHREGPATAKRAQVQADVLRATEELLASGSSYADLNVEKIARAAGISRTAFYFYFADKRDLLMRLAGDVTELLYAQADIWFSGDGDSPEEEIREALTRIAELYRVHGVLIRAIVEVSTYEEDIATFWRGLLQRFVDATARRIEAEGHLPDGLAVPTAFALTWMVERTYYQQLVQDDPVPLDAMVDAIVGIYRGTVYGG from the coding sequence ATGTCCGGAGACGAAGAGCGCACCAGCCCTGTCGCCCACCGCGAGGGCCCGGCGACGGCCAAGCGCGCGCAGGTCCAGGCCGACGTGCTGCGCGCGACCGAGGAGCTGCTGGCGTCCGGGTCGTCCTACGCGGACCTCAACGTCGAGAAGATCGCCAGGGCGGCCGGGATCTCGCGGACCGCGTTCTACTTCTACTTCGCCGACAAGCGCGACCTGCTGATGCGCCTGGCGGGCGACGTCACCGAGTTGTTGTACGCCCAGGCCGACATCTGGTTCAGCGGCGACGGCGACTCGCCCGAGGAGGAGATCCGGGAGGCGCTGACGCGGATCGCCGAGCTCTACCGCGTGCACGGCGTGCTGATCCGGGCGATCGTGGAGGTGTCCACCTACGAGGAGGACATCGCGACGTTCTGGCGCGGGCTGCTGCAGCGCTTCGTCGACGCGACCGCGCGGCGGATCGAGGCCGAAGGCCACCTGCCGGACGGCCTGGCCGTGCCGACGGCGTTCGCGCTGACGTGGATGGTCGAGCGGACCTACTACCAGCAGCTGGTCCAGGACGACCCGGTCCCGCTGGACGCGATGGTCGACGCGATCGTCGGGATCTACCGCGGGACCGTGTACGGCGGCTAG
- a CDS encoding ribonucleotide-diphosphate reductase subunit beta: protein MANLLELTSQGDVATISDESKLSSVVLMTPQQLYELWERQPWSTHTIDFTQDREDWANLSEEDKDHITWFLSSFFIGEERVATQFNGLVGAYESQSEEAFLTTQQVDEARHAQHFNNFYNKVVGYDGTFEQRLDRARADLNESFKILFDDVLVDANRRLLADPADMDAKVDFVTTYHMVIEGTLALTGQDTLTRVFEDRGILPGFLEGFRRISQDEHRHVAYGTWFLQQKARESPELARRITATLQELIPIAAGVLTPRGFDIGDEYEILGVRSDEVHGFAFQALTRRLKVIGVSLAGAPEDGAPVAA, encoded by the coding sequence ATGGCCAACCTCCTCGAGCTCACGTCGCAGGGCGACGTCGCCACGATCAGCGACGAGTCCAAGCTGTCCTCGGTCGTGCTGATGACCCCGCAGCAGCTCTACGAGCTGTGGGAGCGCCAGCCGTGGTCGACGCACACGATCGACTTCACGCAGGACCGCGAGGACTGGGCGAACCTCAGCGAGGAGGACAAGGACCACATCACCTGGTTCCTGTCGTCGTTCTTCATCGGCGAGGAGCGCGTGGCCACGCAGTTCAACGGCCTCGTCGGCGCCTACGAGTCCCAGAGCGAAGAGGCGTTCCTCACCACCCAGCAGGTCGACGAGGCGCGTCACGCCCAGCACTTCAACAACTTCTACAACAAGGTCGTCGGCTACGACGGCACGTTCGAGCAGCGCCTCGACCGCGCCCGCGCCGACCTCAACGAGTCCTTCAAGATCCTGTTCGACGACGTGCTGGTCGACGCCAACAGGCGCCTGCTCGCCGACCCGGCCGACATGGACGCCAAGGTCGACTTCGTCACGACCTACCACATGGTCATCGAGGGGACGCTCGCGCTCACCGGCCAGGACACGCTGACGCGCGTCTTCGAGGACCGCGGGATCCTGCCCGGCTTCCTGGAGGGCTTCCGCCGGATCTCCCAGGACGAGCACCGCCACGTCGCCTACGGCACGTGGTTCCTGCAGCAGAAGGCGCGCGAGAGCCCGGAGCTGGCGCGCAGGATCACCGCGACGCTGCAGGAGCTGATCCCGATCGCGGCCGGCGTCCTGACCCCGCGCGGCTTCGACATCGGCGACGAGTACGAGATCCTCGGCGTCCGCAGCGACGAGGTCCACGGCTTCGCCTTCCAGGCGCTGACCCGCCGCCTGAAGGTCATCGGCGTGTCGCTGGCGGGCGCGCCCGAGGACGGCGCGCCGGTCGCCGCGTAG